One Solibacillus sp. R5-41 DNA segment encodes these proteins:
- a CDS encoding response regulator has protein sequence MRNKISHGIVFLGAISNAIILASMNISIWVIILTTVVYVFIFELIIYSLGPRLVRAERERNVNKYPFLRELVSAKKATVTLKDGTIIYNAKFEGYAKEKDAKTILLHIATIKTKKEPSKIQEQEIKLADIASVKKVQ, from the coding sequence ATGAGAAATAAAATATCGCACGGAATCGTTTTTTTAGGTGCTATTAGTAATGCCATTATTCTAGCATCCATGAATATATCAATATGGGTGATCATTTTAACAACAGTTGTATATGTTTTTATTTTTGAATTAATTATCTATTCATTAGGACCAAGATTAGTCCGTGCTGAGCGTGAACGAAATGTCAATAAATATCCTTTTTTACGAGAATTAGTGAGCGCTAAAAAAGCGACCGTAACATTAAAGGACGGTACGATTATATATAATGCTAAGTTTGAAGGCTATGCAAAAGAAAAAGATGCAAAAACGATTTTATTACATATTGCGACGATCAAAACAAAAAAGGAACCATCTAAAATACAGGAACAAGAAATCAAACTGGCCGATATTGCTAGTGTTAAGAAAGTACAATAG
- a CDS encoding PstS family phosphate ABC transporter substrate-binding protein, translated as MKKWQYLTSTALLGSALLLGACGGEGDTTQPAKTGTDQAQAGDAQLAGTVAGDGSSTVAPITEALVEEYAGVQKDVRVSVGVSGTGGGFEKFINGETDFSNASRPIKDEEKEKLEAAGIDFTEFELAYDGLSVVIHPENTWAKDLTVDQLKKIWVEDGTTKKWSDIDPSWPAEEIVFYSPGADSGTYDYFDEVILDGEDIVKSATLSEDDNVLVQGITADKNAIGYFGYAYYLENQNKLQVVSVDGVEPTNDTIESGEYSPLSRPLFVYVKNSAIKDNEAVYDFTKFSLEHAGTMAEVVGYVSLPEEKYEEGLKTLEGLK; from the coding sequence ATGAAAAAGTGGCAGTACTTAACATCAACAGCATTACTTGGATCAGCATTACTATTAGGTGCATGTGGTGGAGAAGGTGATACAACACAACCTGCAAAAACTGGTACAGATCAAGCACAAGCAGGCGATGCACAATTAGCAGGTACAGTTGCAGGTGATGGTTCATCTACGGTAGCCCCAATTACAGAAGCGTTAGTTGAAGAGTACGCAGGTGTACAGAAAGATGTACGCGTATCTGTTGGTGTATCGGGTACAGGCGGCGGATTCGAAAAATTCATCAATGGTGAAACAGATTTCTCAAATGCATCTCGCCCAATTAAAGATGAAGAAAAAGAAAAATTAGAGGCAGCAGGCATTGATTTCACAGAATTTGAATTAGCCTACGACGGTTTATCAGTAGTAATTCACCCAGAAAATACATGGGCAAAGGATTTAACAGTTGATCAATTAAAGAAAATTTGGGTTGAAGACGGCACAACAAAAAAATGGTCAGATATCGATCCTTCTTGGCCAGCTGAAGAAATCGTTTTCTACTCACCAGGAGCTGACTCAGGTACGTATGACTACTTTGATGAAGTCATTTTAGACGGTGAAGATATTGTGAAAAGTGCGACATTATCTGAAGATGACAACGTATTAGTACAAGGGATTACAGCAGATAAAAACGCGATTGGTTACTTTGGTTATGCGTATTACTTAGAAAACCAAAACAAGTTACAAGTCGTATCTGTTGATGGCGTAGAGCCGACGAACGATACAATCGAATCAGGTGAATATTCACCATTATCTCGTCCACTATTCGTTTATGTTAAAAACAGTGCAATTAAAGATAATGAAGCAGTTTATGACTTTACGAAATTCTCTTTAGAGCATGCAGGGACAATGGCTGAAGTAGTTGGTTATGTAAGTCTTCCAGAAGAAAAATATGAAGAAGGCTTAAAAACATTAGAAGGTTTAAAATAA